The Sphaerospermopsis torques-reginae ITEP-024 genome has a window encoding:
- a CDS encoding glycoside hydrolase family 24 protein, which yields MTIKLKGVEKLIGPIASLLAFVYLFQWYIFGDLQSTTDPRFERKNPPLVMKDGDPYIRALMRTISFSESNTQRPYSVLYGGKQVNDLSRHPQICVTIVNGPNKGNCSTAAGRYQIINTTWYDIAPRYHPHPPGLRFWHSYSFDAEYQDIVVYRWLNDSKVWGIDISQQLRNGKLNDVLRRLSPTWTSLGYGIETNSNTRFLPQVYQKVLQEELALANQRTVNNPQALPAPPSNSLPDSQQIR from the coding sequence ATGACTATTAAACTCAAAGGTGTAGAAAAATTAATTGGTCCGATTGCGTCACTTCTGGCTTTTGTGTATCTTTTTCAATGGTACATTTTTGGCGATTTGCAATCAACAACAGATCCGAGATTTGAGCGAAAAAATCCGCCTTTGGTGATGAAAGACGGAGATCCTTACATCCGTGCTTTGATGCGGACGATTTCTTTTAGTGAGTCTAATACTCAACGTCCTTATTCTGTGTTATATGGTGGTAAACAGGTGAATGATTTGAGTCGTCATCCACAGATATGCGTAACCATTGTCAATGGTCCAAATAAAGGAAATTGTTCTACTGCTGCGGGTAGATATCAAATTATTAATACTACTTGGTATGACATTGCACCCCGTTATCATCCTCATCCCCCAGGGTTGAGATTTTGGCATAGTTATAGTTTTGACGCTGAATATCAAGATATAGTTGTTTATCGTTGGTTGAATGATTCTAAAGTTTGGGGAATTGATATTTCTCAACAGTTACGTAATGGCAAATTAAATGATGTTTTACGCCGACTTTCTCCCACTTGGACAAGTTTAGGATATGGGATAGAAACTAATTCTAATACTCGTTTTTTACCTCAAGTTTATCAAAAGGTTTTACAAGAAGAATTAGCACTAGCTAATCAACGAACAGTGAATAATCCTCAAGCATTACCAGCACCACCATCAAATTCTTTGCCAGATTCACAACAAATCAGGTAA
- a CDS encoding ankyrin repeat domain-containing protein, whose translation MIDKNDNLLLNAAKSGDIKRVGELLATGANVDVCDRNGTTALMFAANLGYTEIVRSLLDFGANINLPRKTYGLTALMLAASNNQVDIVKLLISKDADINAVNEDGSTALMAATQKGHLEIVQILLNAGADASITDTDNDNALKLAIKQGYTAIVKALLQKSNFVNTPDAEGETPLIIAADLGTLDIVQTLLLHGADPNIKNPDGSTALLAAAAAGHSNIITALLDAGAEINHQDKEGETALNFAVVEDYLDIVKILIKHGANVEMRNHLGDTPLLIAAFQGYSEIVAALMSAGADPNKKNFGEVALTLAVSQGHTQTVKVLLDNSANINVIADDGKTALVKALVSNHPEIFQLLIEKGADVNFQDSAGATALMYAASEGYTQAVQMLVNNGADVNLKNQGGYTALMIAEFNSYRTMANILRQAGAQE comes from the coding sequence ATGATTGACAAAAATGATAATTTACTGCTGAATGCGGCAAAAAGCGGCGATATCAAGCGGGTTGGTGAACTATTAGCTACTGGTGCTAATGTGGATGTATGCGATCGCAACGGCACTACAGCATTAATGTTTGCGGCTAATTTGGGTTATACGGAAATTGTGCGATCGCTCCTAGATTTTGGCGCTAACATCAATTTACCTAGAAAAACCTACGGATTAACAGCTTTAATGTTGGCTGCAAGCAATAATCAAGTTGATATTGTGAAGCTTTTAATATCTAAAGATGCGGATATCAATGCCGTTAATGAAGATGGCAGCACCGCTTTAATGGCAGCAACTCAAAAAGGTCATCTGGAAATTGTACAAATACTCTTAAATGCTGGTGCGGATGCTAGTATCACCGATACAGATAATGATAACGCCTTAAAACTTGCCATCAAACAAGGTTATACAGCAATTGTCAAAGCATTACTACAAAAAAGTAATTTTGTCAACACCCCAGATGCAGAAGGTGAAACACCTTTAATCATAGCCGCAGACTTGGGAACTTTAGATATAGTACAAACACTGTTATTACACGGTGCTGATCCCAACATCAAAAACCCCGATGGCAGTACAGCACTTTTAGCCGCAGCCGCAGCAGGACATAGTAACATTATTACAGCTTTATTAGATGCAGGTGCAGAAATTAATCATCAAGACAAAGAAGGAGAAACAGCATTAAACTTTGCTGTGGTTGAAGACTATTTAGATATAGTCAAAATCTTAATTAAACACGGTGCAAATGTAGAAATGAGAAATCATCTAGGAGATACACCCCTACTGATAGCCGCATTCCAAGGATATAGCGAAATCGTAGCAGCGTTAATGAGTGCAGGAGCAGATCCCAATAAAAAGAACTTTGGGGAAGTTGCCCTCACCTTAGCAGTATCTCAAGGACACACCCAAACAGTCAAAGTATTACTTGACAATAGTGCTAACATCAATGTTATAGCAGACGATGGCAAAACTGCTTTGGTAAAAGCTTTAGTTAGCAACCATCCAGAGATATTCCAACTGCTAATAGAAAAAGGTGCAGACGTGAATTTTCAAGACTCCGCAGGTGCAACAGCGTTAATGTATGCTGCATCAGAGGGTTATACTCAAGCTGTGCAGATGTTAGTTAATAATGGGGCGGATGTCAACTTAAAAAACCAAGGTGGTTATACAGCTTTAATGATTGCAGAATTTAACAGTTATCGCACAATGGCGAATATTTTAAGGCAAGCAGGGGCGCAAGAGTGA
- a CDS encoding phage holin family protein: MKHFLLTWLGTALALLVTSQIVPGFIIKTFVAALGAAIVIGLVNAIIRPILSVLAFPITLITFGLFTFVINALTLWLASAIIPGSGFEIQGFIPAFLGSIVLAIVSSIINYVLRVVD; this comes from the coding sequence ATGAAACACTTTTTATTAACTTGGCTGGGTACAGCGTTAGCATTATTGGTAACATCTCAAATTGTACCAGGTTTCATTATCAAGACTTTTGTAGCGGCCTTGGGTGCTGCTATTGTCATCGGGTTGGTAAATGCCATCATTCGCCCAATTTTGAGTGTTTTAGCATTTCCCATTACCCTGATTACTTTTGGTTTATTTACCTTTGTCATTAATGCCTTAACTCTGTGGTTAGCAAGTGCTATCATTCCCGGTTCAGGTTTTGAAATTCAGGGTTTTATCCCCGCTTTTCTCGGCTCTATTGTACTGGCAATTGTTTCCAGTATTATTAATTATGTACTGAGAGTAGTAGATTGA
- a CDS encoding peptidoglycan-binding domain-containing protein, translated as MKYHLIKSIYHYSRKKQSCCLLLFSVTPLLFASSARVSIAAPIEIAQASTVGNINRPTLQIGSQGERVSELQAALKLLGFYTGAVDGVYQEDTARAVSQFKQAAGLNPDGIVDTLTWQRLFPNVSTVAANTLPTVVPTTTSNNLIVPAQPSRNTRVNNATVVPKPNPPKPTTTAQNKPNTSFQPTPPNQRNPKIQYTTAGWPILRLGNTGSEVSKLQRLLQTLGFLKGAIDGDFGITTEAAVKAAQVRYGLQPDGVVGGATWEAFVRRLPKQR; from the coding sequence ATGAAATATCACTTGATAAAGAGTATTTACCACTATTCAAGAAAAAAACAGTCCTGTTGCTTACTTTTATTTTCCGTTACCCCTTTACTGTTTGCCTCCTCTGCTAGAGTATCAATAGCAGCACCTATAGAAATTGCCCAAGCCAGTACAGTAGGTAACATCAACCGCCCTACCTTGCAAATAGGTAGTCAAGGTGAACGAGTCTCAGAACTGCAAGCAGCACTGAAACTGTTAGGGTTTTATACAGGTGCAGTAGATGGCGTTTATCAAGAAGATACAGCTAGGGCTGTTTCTCAGTTTAAACAAGCAGCTGGCTTAAATCCAGATGGTATTGTAGATACTCTTACTTGGCAAAGACTGTTCCCTAATGTATCAACCGTTGCTGCCAATACCTTGCCAACTGTTGTCCCAACAACCACCAGTAATAATTTGATAGTTCCTGCTCAACCCAGTAGAAACACTAGGGTTAATAACGCCACAGTTGTACCAAAACCGAATCCTCCCAAACCAACCACAACTGCCCAAAATAAGCCTAACACCAGCTTTCAGCCAACTCCACCCAATCAGCGAAATCCAAAGATTCAATACACTACAGCCGGCTGGCCAATTTTGCGTTTAGGCAACACAGGCTCAGAAGTAAGCAAATTACAAAGACTACTACAAACCTTGGGATTTTTAAAAGGTGCTATAGATGGAGACTTTGGTATTACCACTGAAGCCGCAGTCAAAGCGGCTCAAGTTCGTTATGGGTTACAACCAGATGGTGTGGTTGGTGGAGCTACTTGGGAAGCTTTCGTGCGGCGACTACCCAAGCAACGTTGA
- a CDS encoding DUF4079 domain-containing protein, whose product MSLELSPEVKFGLNFLHPTMMWILLALSLYAAYSGLQVQRTRNASAEERKELIKAKFNDKHEKMGAIILALMVAGSIGGMAVTYINNGKLFFGPHLLAGLGMTGLIAFSASLSPFMRKGANWARATHILLNFGILGLFIWQAVSGVEIVLKILSNA is encoded by the coding sequence ATGAGTTTAGAACTTTCTCCAGAGGTCAAATTTGGGTTAAACTTCCTGCACCCAACAATGATGTGGATATTATTAGCACTCTCCTTGTATGCAGCATACTCAGGTTTACAAGTACAGCGTACCAGAAATGCTTCAGCAGAAGAAAGAAAAGAACTAATTAAAGCTAAATTTAATGATAAACACGAGAAAATGGGGGCTATCATCTTGGCGTTGATGGTAGCAGGTTCAATTGGTGGTATGGCTGTTACTTATATCAATAACGGTAAATTATTTTTTGGACCACACTTGTTAGCCGGTTTGGGGATGACTGGTTTAATCGCATTTTCTGCGTCTTTGTCTCCCTTCATGCGAAAAGGGGCAAATTGGGCGCGGGCGACTCATATTTTGTTGAATTTTGGGATTTTAGGGCTGTTTATTTGGCAAGCAGTTTCTGGGGTAGAAATTGTCCTGAAAATTCTCAGCAACGCTTAA
- a CDS encoding M16 family metallopeptidase produces the protein MQNINNSKTSIYRTVLPNGIVLLVAENPAADIIAGRIFIRAGSCYEKVEKAGLAHLLSAVMTKGCDGLSSLEIAEKVESVGASLSIDAGTDYFLLSLKTVTADFAEILALSGLLLRSPTFPENQIELEKRLALQDIRSQKEQPFNLAFEQMRQAMYQEHPYSRSVLGTETTLSSITRTDLAEFHQVHFRPDNMVISIAGRITPEAAQELVTKVFGDWQPPDQPRHILDSPAISVTPKSCLKPLNTQQSIVMLGYMGPSVSAPGYPALKLLSTYLGNGLSSRLFVELREKRGLAYEVSAIYSTRLFPASFIVYMGTAPENTSIALDGLRQEVERLCNTELSAEELQTAKNKILGQYALGKQTNGQIAQIYGWYEILGLGIEFDHEFPELINKVSPKLAMTAANSYLQEPYVSLVGQEEAIKSVIS, from the coding sequence ATGCAAAATATAAATAATTCTAAAACTTCTATCTATCGCACCGTATTACCAAATGGCATTGTTTTATTGGTAGCAGAAAACCCAGCAGCGGATATTATTGCGGGGAGAATTTTTATCCGTGCAGGTAGCTGTTATGAAAAAGTAGAAAAAGCAGGTTTAGCACATTTGTTATCAGCAGTGATGACAAAAGGTTGTGATGGTTTATCCAGCTTAGAAATTGCGGAAAAAGTCGAGTCTGTGGGTGCGAGTTTAAGTATTGACGCGGGTACAGATTATTTTTTGCTGTCGTTGAAAACAGTAACTGCTGATTTTGCCGAAATTTTAGCATTGTCTGGTTTGTTATTGCGATCGCCCACATTTCCCGAAAACCAAATCGAACTAGAAAAACGGTTAGCACTGCAAGACATTCGCTCCCAAAAAGAGCAACCTTTTAACCTGGCTTTTGAACAAATGCGACAAGCAATGTACCAAGAACACCCTTATTCTCGGTCGGTTTTAGGTACAGAAACCACTCTTAGCAGTATAACTCGTACAGACTTAGCAGAATTTCACCAAGTTCATTTTCGTCCAGATAACATGGTCATCAGTATTGCTGGACGCATTACACCAGAAGCAGCACAAGAATTAGTCACAAAAGTTTTTGGTGATTGGCAACCACCAGATCAACCAAGGCATATACTAGATTCACCTGCTATTTCTGTTACACCAAAATCTTGTCTCAAACCCTTAAATACACAACAGTCAATTGTGATGTTGGGTTATATGGGTCCATCAGTCAGCGCCCCTGGATACCCCGCCCTCAAATTATTATCTACATACTTGGGAAATGGGCTTTCTAGCCGCTTATTTGTGGAATTACGAGAAAAAAGAGGTTTAGCTTATGAAGTCTCTGCTATTTACTCTACACGCCTGTTTCCTGCCTCATTTATAGTGTATATGGGGACAGCACCAGAAAATACCAGTATAGCTCTCGATGGATTGCGCCAAGAAGTAGAAAGACTGTGTAATACAGAACTATCTGCGGAGGAACTGCAAACAGCTAAAAATAAAATCTTGGGACAGTATGCCCTGGGTAAACAAACTAACGGACAAATTGCTCAAATATACGGTTGGTATGAAATTCTAGGTTTAGGAATAGAATTTGATCATGAATTTCCTGAACTCATTAACAAAGTCAGTCCTAAGTTAGCAATGACAGCAGCTAATAGTTATTTACAGGAACCTTATGTGTCTTTAGTCGGTCAAGAGGAAGCAATTAAATCAGTCATCAGTTAA
- a CDS encoding M16 family metallopeptidase, with product MFPASVLRLDNGLTFIHQEIPATPVVVADIWVRAGANLEPEPWFGMAHFLEHMIFKGTDTLAPGEFDYNIEKMGGVSNAATSHDYAHYYLATATPYLADTLPHLGELLRNAAISADEFIRERDVVLEEIRACADDPDAIGFEALLKNVYQNHPYGRSILGTEHDLMQHSPEAMRCFHRSHYQPENMTVVVVGGVEQDTAWEIVNRTFTKFSDDANFPVSEKIAPPIITGIQKQELILPRLEQARLMMAWVAPGVEQLKDANGLDLLSVILAQGRTSRLVHDLREDKQLVQAICSNFSLQRESSLLTITAWLEPEYLDRVENLIQEHLHNLQTTGISEQELKRTQISLCNDYAFATETPNQLTSLYGYYNTIAQAELAVTYPQQIQSFDTQELQKLAQNYLSPQNYAVTILKPY from the coding sequence GTGTTTCCAGCCTCGGTTTTGCGCCTAGACAACGGTTTGACATTTATTCATCAGGAGATACCCGCTACCCCTGTAGTAGTGGCAGATATTTGGGTGCGTGCGGGAGCAAACTTAGAACCAGAACCGTGGTTTGGCATGGCGCACTTTTTGGAACACATGATATTTAAAGGTACAGACACCTTAGCACCAGGGGAATTTGATTATAACATTGAAAAAATGGGTGGTGTGAGTAATGCAGCGACGAGCCATGATTATGCACACTACTACCTAGCTACAGCTACCCCTTACCTAGCAGACACCTTACCCCACTTAGGCGAACTATTGCGAAATGCGGCAATTTCCGCAGATGAATTTATTCGGGAACGAGATGTAGTATTAGAAGAAATTCGTGCTTGTGCAGATGATCCTGATGCCATAGGATTTGAAGCACTACTGAAAAACGTCTATCAAAACCACCCTTACGGACGTTCTATATTAGGTACTGAGCATGATTTAATGCAGCATTCACCAGAAGCAATGCGGTGTTTTCATCGTTCCCACTACCAACCAGAAAACATGACAGTAGTAGTTGTGGGGGGAGTGGAACAGGACACAGCTTGGGAAATTGTCAATAGAACATTTACAAAATTTAGTGATGACGCAAATTTTCCTGTATCTGAGAAAATAGCACCACCAATAATTACAGGCATTCAAAAACAGGAGTTAATATTACCACGCCTAGAGCAAGCGCGGTTAATGATGGCTTGGGTAGCACCAGGAGTAGAACAACTCAAAGATGCAAATGGTTTAGATTTGCTATCAGTTATATTAGCACAAGGAAGAACTTCCCGGTTAGTGCATGACTTACGAGAAGACAAACAATTAGTACAGGCAATTTGTAGTAATTTTTCCCTACAAAGGGAGTCAAGTTTATTGACAATTACCGCTTGGTTAGAACCAGAATATCTGGATAGAGTAGAGAATTTAATTCAGGAGCATTTACACAATTTGCAAACAACAGGTATTAGCGAGCAAGAACTGAAGCGCACGCAAATATCACTTTGTAATGATTATGCCTTTGCAACGGAAACACCAAATCAGTTAACATCTCTTTATGGTTACTATAATACAATAGCCCAAGCTGAATTAGCCGTTACCTACCCACAGCAAATTCAGTCCTTTGATACTCAAGAACTGCAAAAATTAGCACAAAATTATCTTTCACCGCAAAATTACGCAGTTACTATTCTCAAACCATATTAA
- a CDS encoding DUF1997 domain-containing protein yields the protein MVANNWEFQTLEITESVLPAGSSVTSDETPAKESHVGPSKFHSRHQDCMEMYASQEQVAEYFNSHSSWFVRCAEPMRVEPLGKNGYALVIGRFGAFGYEVEPKIGLELLAPQERKYHIRTIPIPDYQAPGYDVDYNASLELVESLPGMTRVEWQLDLIVDLHFPRFIHRLPHALIQSTGDRLLHQIVRQVSRRLTHKVQEDFHNSLNIPFHPKKKFFGH from the coding sequence ATGGTAGCAAACAACTGGGAATTTCAAACCTTGGAAATAACTGAATCAGTTTTACCAGCGGGTTCAAGCGTAACCTCAGATGAAACACCAGCTAAAGAATCTCATGTAGGTCCTAGTAAATTCCATAGTCGTCATCAAGACTGCATGGAAATGTATGCTTCTCAAGAACAGGTTGCTGAATATTTCAATTCCCATTCTTCATGGTTTGTGCGTTGCGCTGAACCTATGAGGGTTGAACCTTTGGGTAAAAATGGTTATGCTTTGGTCATTGGCCGCTTTGGCGCTTTTGGCTATGAGGTAGAACCAAAAATAGGTTTGGAATTGTTAGCACCACAGGAACGTAAATACCACATCCGTACAATTCCTATCCCAGACTACCAAGCTCCTGGTTATGATGTGGACTATAATGCGTCTTTGGAATTAGTAGAAAGTTTGCCGGGGATGACTAGGGTAGAATGGCAGTTAGATTTGATTGTTGATCTGCATTTTCCCAGATTTATTCACCGTTTACCCCATGCTTTAATTCAGTCTACAGGCGATCGCCTACTGCATCAAATTGTCCGTCAAGTCTCCCGTCGTTTAACTCACAAAGTTCAAGAAGATTTTCATAACTCTCTCAATATTCCTTTTCATCCCAAGAAAAAGTTTTTTGGTCATTAG
- a CDS encoding SDR family oxidoreductase, with translation MKVFVAGATGETGRRIVQELVAKNIPVRALVRDQEKAKAILSPEVELVVGDVLSPETLTAAIGDSTVVLCATGARPSFDPTGPYQVDFQGTKNLVDVAKSQQIEHFILVSSLCVSQFFHPLNLFWLILAWKKQAEEYIQKSGLTYTIVRPGGLKNEDNTDGIVMQGADTLFDGSIPRQKVAQVCVESLFENAARNKIVEIVAKPEVTPKSFQELFQGIGNG, from the coding sequence ATGAAAGTATTTGTAGCAGGTGCAACAGGTGAAACCGGTCGCCGCATTGTACAAGAGTTAGTAGCCAAAAATATTCCCGTTCGTGCTTTGGTACGGGATCAGGAAAAAGCTAAAGCTATCCTATCTCCTGAAGTTGAGTTAGTTGTGGGGGATGTGTTATCACCAGAAACCCTAACTGCTGCCATAGGTGATAGTACAGTAGTTCTGTGCGCTACTGGTGCAAGACCAAGTTTTGATCCCACAGGACCCTATCAAGTAGATTTTCAAGGTACGAAAAACTTAGTTGATGTAGCAAAATCCCAGCAAATAGAACATTTTATCCTGGTTTCTTCTTTGTGTGTTTCCCAGTTTTTTCATCCCCTCAACTTGTTTTGGTTAATTTTAGCCTGGAAAAAACAAGCTGAGGAATACATACAGAAAAGTGGACTTACTTATACAATTGTCAGACCTGGAGGGCTGAAAAACGAAGATAACACGGATGGGATAGTTATGCAAGGCGCTGATACTTTATTTGATGGTAGCATCCCCCGGCAAAAAGTAGCTCAAGTTTGTGTCGAGTCTTTGTTTGAAAATGCTGCACGTAATAAAATTGTCGAGATTGTCGCTAAACCTGAAGTTACCCCTAAAAGCTTCCAGGAATTATTTCAAGGAATAGGTAATGGGTAA
- the menH gene encoding 2-succinyl-6-hydroxy-2,4-cyclohexadiene-1-carboxylate synthase — protein sequence MQTQQITPLNKNYHLHYSFNKNSRKPVILFLHGFMGNIYEFDEAIQLLGDDFSYLTLDLPGHGKTKVLCGDECYKIENTAQAIINLLDELEIAQCFLVGYSMGGRLGLYLTLHFPERFIKVVLESASPGLPTDAERLSRIKSDYQITRKLIRMIDKSEFQFFLYNWYNQPIFGNIKNHPAYYKMIESRLENNPLALAKSLQFMGNGYQPSLWTKIEANQIPLLLLVGEYDEKFVHINTAMYYRNPLVTQLQVIQKAGHNIHLENTRDFVDHVGKFL from the coding sequence ATGCAAACTCAACAAATAACCCCATTGAATAAAAACTATCATTTGCACTATTCCTTTAATAAAAACTCTCGTAAACCAGTAATTCTGTTTTTACACGGGTTTATGGGAAATATTTATGAATTTGATGAAGCAATTCAACTATTAGGTGATGATTTTTCTTATCTTACCCTGGATTTGCCAGGACATGGTAAAACAAAAGTTTTATGCGGTGATGAATGTTATAAAATAGAAAATACCGCCCAAGCTATCATCAACTTATTAGATGAATTAGAAATAGCACAATGTTTTTTAGTTGGTTATTCAATGGGAGGAAGATTAGGATTATATCTCACTTTACATTTTCCAGAAAGATTTATCAAAGTTGTATTAGAATCTGCTTCTCCTGGTTTACCAACAGATGCAGAAAGATTATCCCGGATTAAAAGTGATTATCAAATTACCCGAAAATTAATTAGGATGATTGATAAATCGGAATTTCAGTTTTTTTTGTACAATTGGTATAATCAGCCAATTTTTGGTAATATCAAAAATCATCCAGCATATTACAAGATGATAGAAAGTAGGTTAGAAAATAATCCTTTAGCACTTGCCAAATCTTTGCAATTTATGGGTAATGGATACCAACCTTCTTTGTGGACAAAAATAGAAGCCAATCAAATTCCGTTACTTTTATTAGTAGGTGAATATGATGAAAAATTCGTCCATATTAATACAGCAATGTATTACAGAAATCCATTAGTAACTCAACTGCAAGTCATTCAAAAAGCTGGACATAATATTCACTTAGAAAATACACGGGATTTTGTGGATCATGTCGGAAAATTTTTGTGA
- a CDS encoding cobalamin biosynthesis protein: MITASVQKLVNSLWVGIGCQKGISSELVGAAIEKFFQEYQLAYTDIAGIATIDIKASELGLREFCREHNLPLQTFTAEVLAGVSVPNPGKRITEIVGTPSVAEAAAILAASHKTLEVSLLVPKQIFRLPGEVGAVTIAVAGCRV; the protein is encoded by the coding sequence ATGATTACCGCATCTGTGCAAAAATTGGTAAACTCCCTATGGGTAGGTATCGGTTGTCAAAAAGGAATTTCTTCCGAGTTAGTTGGTGCAGCTATTGAAAAATTCTTTCAAGAATATCAGCTTGCCTATACCGATATTGCGGGTATTGCCACCATTGATATTAAAGCTTCAGAATTGGGTTTAAGAGAATTTTGCCGAGAACATAATTTACCTCTACAAACATTCACCGCAGAAGTTTTAGCTGGTGTAAGTGTTCCCAACCCTGGTAAAAGAATTACAGAAATAGTAGGAACACCGAGTGTAGCAGAAGCAGCAGCTATTTTAGCAGCATCTCATAAGACTTTAGAAGTGAGTTTATTAGTTCCCAAGCAAATTTTTCGTTTACCAGGGGAAGTAGGCGCAGTGACTATAGCAGTTGCAGGATGTAGAGTGTAG